Proteins encoded together in one Telopea speciosissima isolate NSW1024214 ecotype Mountain lineage chromosome 4, Tspe_v1, whole genome shotgun sequence window:
- the LOC122658613 gene encoding cytochrome c biogenesis protein CCS1, chloroplastic: METLSLNYTKIPKQVIPGVLTINSHLLRSTFKCWRFSFNTHLHTPCSSRRNLSLRIGCKLKISRDGKNKPIPKKIILSEGAPTLSEDVSGNGKIPAKSRNSGTIPMMGFFRSVPRRLLTVLSNLPLAIGEMFIIAALMALGTVIDQGEAPDYYVQKYPEENPVFGIFTWRWVLSLGFDHMFSSPVFLGMLILLAASLMACTYTTQIPLVKVARRWSFMHSAEAILKQEFADTLPRASVHDLGVILMGAGYEVFLKGPSLYAFKGLAGRFAPIGVHLAMLLIMSGGTLSAAGSFRGSVTVPQGLNFILGDVMNPTGFLSTPAQTFNTEVHVNRFYMDYYESGEVSQFYTDLSLFDLDGKEVLRKTISVNDPLRYGGITMYQTDWGFSALQVLKDGEGPFNLAVAPLKLNGDKKLFGTFLPVGGADSPNVQGISMIARDLQSIFLYDQEGKFVGVRRPGSKLPIDINGIKIEIVDAIGSSGLNLKTDPGVPIVYAGFGALMLTTCISFLSHSQIWALQDGTMVVIGGKTNRAKVEFPEEMNRLLDMVPEIVESSLPKQSESITP; encoded by the exons ATGGAGACTCTGAGTCTCAACTACACCAAAATCCCGAAACAAGTAATACCAGGGGTCCTTACCATCAACTCTCATCTTCTTCGATCGACCTTCAAATGTTGGCGCTTCTCCTTCAATACCCATCTTCACACTCCGTGCAGCAGTAGAAGAAACCTTTCCCTCAGAATCGGGTGCAAGCTTAAAATTTCGAGAGATGGCAAGAACAAACCCATCCCCAAAAAAATCATCCTCTCAGAGGGTGCACCTACTCTGTCAGAAGACGTCTCTGGAAATGGGAAAATTCCGGCAAAGTCCCGGAATTCGGGCACAATTCCAATGATGGGGTTCTTTAGAAGTGTGCCAAGAAGGTTATTAACTGTTCTCTCTAATCTGCCTTTGGCAATTGGAGAAATGTTCATAATTGCGGCTCTTATGGCTCTTG GAACTGTCATTGATCAAGGTGAGGCCCCAGATTATTACGTCCAGAAGTACCCCGAAGAAAATCCTGTCTTCGGAATTTTCACTTGGAGATGGGTTCTCAGCCTTGGGTTCGACCACATGTTCTCATCTCCTGTTTTCCTCGGAATGCTTATTTTGCTTGCTGCATCGCTTATGGCCTGCACTTACACAACTCAGATCCCCTTGGTTAAGGTTGCACGAAG ATGGTCTTTCATGCATTCCGCTGAGGCTATCCTCAAACAGGAATTTGCAGATACTCTGCCCCGAGCATCTGTGCACGATTTGGGAGTAATTTTAATGGGTGCTGGATATGAG GTATTCTTGAAAGGACCATCTTTATATGCCTTCAAGGGATTGGCAGGTCGTTTTGCCCCAATTGGAGTACATTTAGCCATGCTACTAATAATGTCTGGAGGGACACTCAGTGCTGCAGGAAGCTTCCGAGGCTCAGTCACTGTTCCACAGGGACTTAACTTCATTCTGGGAGATGTAATGAACCCAACAGGGTTCCTCTCTACTCCTGCACAAACTTTCAATACTGAGGTCCATGTCAACAGATTTTACATGGACTATTATGAAAGCGGGGAG GTGTCACAGTTTTATACTGATCTTTCACTATTTGACCTTGATGGGAAGGAGGTGTTGAGGAAAACAATTAGTGTGAATGACCCATTAAGGTATGGAGGGATCACTATGTACCAGACTGATTGGGGGTTTTCAGCACTCCAAGTACTTAAGGATGGTGAAGGACCTTTCAATTTGGCTGTGGCACCTCTGAAACTGAATGGGGACAAGAAGCTTTTTGGGACCTTCCTACCAGTTGGTGGTGCAGATTCTCCTAATGTGCAGGGAAT ATCAATGATAGCTCGGGATCTTCAGTCAATATTTCTATATGATCAAGAGGGGAAATTTGTTGGAGTAAGGCGCCCTGGCTCAAAGCTACCAATTGATATAAATGgtataaaaattgaaattgtagaTGCCATTGGGAGTAGTGGCCTGAATTTGAAG ACTGACCCAGGAGTGCCGATTGTTTATGCTGGGTTTGGCGCTTTGATGCTTACGACTTGCATCAGTTTCTTGTCTCATTCACAG ATTTGGGCCTTGCAAGATGGAACAATGGTGGTTATTGGAGGAAAGACAAATAGAGCAAAGGTTGAATTTCCAGAAGAGATGAATCGCTTGCTTGATATGGTTCCAGAAATTGTAGAATCGTCTCTTCCTAAACAATCTGAAAGCATTACTCCCTAG